The proteins below are encoded in one region of Coleofasciculus chthonoplastes PCC 7420:
- a CDS encoding PHP domain-containing protein, with amino-acid sequence MSFVGLHIHSDYSLLDGASQLPQLVDRAVELGMSAIALTDHGVMYGAIELIKVCRGKGIKPIIGNEMYVINGDIQDKTKKKQRKYHQVVLAKNTQGYKNLVKLTTISHLKGIQGTGIFQRPCINKEFLQQYRDGLIVTSGCLGGEVPQAILKGDVQKARELAQWYKEVFGDDYYLEIQDHGSIEDRIVNVEIVKIARELEIKIVATNDSHFISCYDVEAHDALLCIQYGN; translated from the coding sequence ATGTCCTTCGTCGGTCTACATATTCACAGTGACTACAGCTTACTTGATGGCGCGTCCCAGCTACCGCAACTGGTGGATCGGGCGGTGGAATTAGGAATGAGTGCGATCGCCCTGACGGATCATGGGGTGATGTATGGCGCGATCGAGTTGATTAAAGTCTGTCGGGGGAAAGGGATTAAGCCGATTATCGGCAATGAGATGTATGTGATTAATGGGGATATTCAAGATAAGACGAAGAAGAAACAGCGCAAATACCATCAAGTTGTCTTGGCGAAAAATACCCAAGGCTATAAAAATTTAGTTAAACTGACGACAATTTCTCATCTGAAAGGAATCCAAGGAACAGGAATTTTTCAGCGTCCTTGTATTAATAAAGAATTCCTCCAACAGTACCGTGATGGATTAATCGTCACCAGTGGTTGTTTGGGCGGAGAAGTCCCCCAAGCGATTCTCAAGGGTGACGTGCAAAAGGCACGAGAGCTTGCCCAATGGTATAAAGAGGTTTTTGGTGACGATTATTATCTAGAAATTCAAGATCATGGGTCAATTGAAGACCGGATTGTTAACGTAGAAATTGTGAAAATTGCCCGTGAGTTAGAGATTAAAATCGTCGCCACCAATGATTCTCATTTTATCTCCTGTTACGATGTCGAAGCCCACGACGCCTTACTCTGCATTCAATATGGAAATTAA